From a single Verrucomicrobiota bacterium genomic region:
- the thiS gene encoding sulfur carrier protein ThiS: protein MTSNCVIANGREVAAQLPCTIEAFLLAQNLLPRSVVVEHNGEAVAPSEFPTRQLSAGDRLEIVKVVAGG from the coding sequence ATGACTTCCAATTGCGTGATCGCCAACGGCCGGGAGGTGGCGGCTCAGTTGCCCTGCACGATCGAAGCCTTCTTGCTTGCCCAGAATCTTTTGCCGCGCAGCGTCGTCGTGGAACACAACGGCGAAGCGGTCGCTCCGTCGGAATTCCCAACGCGCCAATTGTCCGCAGGCGACCGGCTGGAGATCGTCAAGGTTGTCGCCGGAGGGTGA
- the thiH gene encoding 2-iminoacetate synthase ThiH: MSFVAEFDRLELPALVERSRTAGIAAVRASLESANPSLPDFAHLISRAASELLEPLCQRSQQLTQQRFGRVIRFFAPLYLSNECINNCKYCGFSRDNPILRVTLSVEDVLREAQSLKEQGFRNILLVAGEHPKFVSRSYLADCVRVLHGEFPSVSLEVGPMETEDYAPLAAAGAEGLVVYQETYDRAVYAAMHTAGPKRDFNWRLETPERAYRAGFRRLGIGALFGLGDWRWEALGVAAHAQYLLRHCWKAQLTISVPRLRPHAGEFEPLTRISDRELVQLVCAFRLMFPDVGLVLSTRESARLRDGLIPLGITLISAGSHTEPGGYTGAGQEKIHRTERGRIVALAANASEWAAANGQAPRATGQFDISDSRPPREVAELVRRLGYEPVWKDWDAALTAA; encoded by the coding sequence GTGAGTTTTGTCGCTGAATTCGATCGGTTGGAGTTGCCGGCGCTGGTGGAACGGTCCCGAACCGCTGGAATCGCGGCCGTGCGCGCGAGTCTGGAATCGGCCAATCCGTCGCTGCCGGACTTTGCCCATTTGATTTCTCGGGCTGCGTCGGAGCTGCTGGAACCGCTTTGCCAGCGTTCGCAACAGTTGACCCAGCAGCGTTTCGGCCGCGTGATTCGTTTTTTCGCGCCGCTTTACCTTTCCAACGAGTGCATCAACAACTGCAAATATTGCGGATTTTCGCGGGACAATCCGATCCTTCGGGTCACTTTGTCCGTCGAAGACGTGTTGCGCGAGGCGCAGTCGCTGAAGGAACAGGGTTTCCGGAATATTCTGCTCGTAGCCGGTGAGCATCCCAAATTTGTGTCCCGAAGCTATCTGGCGGATTGCGTGCGCGTGCTGCACGGGGAGTTTCCGAGCGTGTCGCTGGAGGTCGGCCCGATGGAAACGGAGGATTACGCGCCTCTCGCGGCGGCGGGCGCCGAGGGATTGGTGGTCTATCAGGAAACTTACGATCGCGCCGTGTACGCCGCGATGCACACGGCCGGGCCGAAACGGGATTTCAATTGGCGGCTGGAAACGCCGGAACGCGCCTACCGGGCAGGCTTTCGACGCCTGGGGATTGGCGCCCTCTTCGGATTGGGCGACTGGCGTTGGGAAGCGCTCGGCGTGGCGGCGCATGCGCAGTATTTGCTGCGCCACTGCTGGAAAGCGCAACTCACCATCTCCGTGCCGCGCTTGCGTCCCCATGCCGGCGAATTCGAGCCGCTCACGCGCATCAGCGACCGCGAGCTGGTCCAGCTTGTGTGCGCGTTCCGGCTGATGTTTCCGGACGTGGGACTGGTGCTTTCGACCCGCGAATCGGCCCGGCTGCGCGATGGCTTGATTCCATTGGGGATTACTCTGATCAGCGCCGGAAGCCACACCGAGCCCGGCGGCTACACCGGCGCGGGCCAGGAGAAAATTCATCGCACCGAACGGGGGCGCATTGTGGCGCTGGCGGCGAACGCGAGCGAATGGGCCGCTGCCAACGGCCAGGCCCCGCGCGCCACGGGCCAGTTTGACATTTCCGATTCGCGCCCGCCTCGTGAGGTGGCCGAACTGGTCCGCCGCCTGGGCTACGAACCGGTGTGGAAAGACTGGGATGCCGCGCTGACCGCGGCTTGA
- a CDS encoding dehydrogenase, whose product MLRPDFLAACFLGFVQSVTIAQPASTDWQTILVPGAWETNGPPAARTYDGFAWYRTWLKPSDSFFTKHERNLFEESVTINIRDLADAHEVYVNGKRIGAGGQFPPNFQSGRSLIHRHKVPVGTLRKGEWNEIAILVYNASGPGGFLGDAPFIMDYFMESVFEGPWQFRLGDSTNWLGGSLANKPADTAFDKFRESNRTLGEAAQVVTGDRLPPTESLAKMKTADDFVVEQLLHEPLVAQPVYLSFDERGRLWVTQYRQYPYPAGLKMLSRDKYYRAHYDRVPPAPPNHDRGRDIISIHEDRDGDGQFDQHKVFQDGLNLGNAALRGRGGVWVMHTPYLLFYPDQDFDDVPDGPPVVHLQGFNFEDTHSVANGLVWGMDGWLYGAQGSTTSSRVTRPGLDPPDAPGVPFEGCMVWRYHPETRAYEIFAEGSGNTFGLEVDAQGRIFSGHNGGTTRGWHYVQGGFYLKQGFDPGKFGPPRNPYTFGQLPMIKSDSTIPRFSHFAAVAEGTAFPFKYTGMFFSLDPLHNDVIASERRVLGASFETTDIASVLSCSDVAFRPVYIANAPDGSLYIADFYEYYIAHGQHYQNEIDRTTGRIYRLRGKNRPLERDTNLEHKATDPLIALLAHPNKWHRHTAVRLLGERKDPAAPAKLKRLIAEEKGLAALCALWGLHQSVGLDQATASVALKHSYAPVRMWAARLAGDIWGTNPGLGLPGDHTRPRVSIAAPSRQSSSGELPVELFTSILEQAQQEPDAEVRSQLAATARRLSARQALLLVARLLEHQEDLNDPYEPLMCWWVLEAHASNSRDKILGLFKTAEFWDRPMVFEHIVPRLMRRYALEGRRQDLLTCAQLLRLAPAPRHAAQLMKGFEEAYRGRAMAGLPDELVAAIDAIGQSPLIVRVRRGDAAAVAEASRIVGDPKAKLEDRLLFTRALGEVRPNGAVSVLLSVAANEKQNPLRKAALAALGAYEDASIGSEIAAWAPKSSDELRTAAFALLASRARWSLNLLELVQSGRVAPSSVPGDVVDRMRAHRDQLVNDRLSRLFPNAASVAPEFQKRIATVEGILKRGTGNPYSGESLFLERCGNCHKLFFKGGNVGPDLTHYQRDNLSTLLTSIANPNAEIREGYQYFLVETKDGRSLSGFLADRDNQVTVLRGLEGEDIPVRAAEIKDIQPMGRSLMPEGLLDDLNETQLRDLFAYLRISQPITR is encoded by the coding sequence ATGCTCCGCCCTGATTTCCTCGCCGCATGCTTCCTTGGGTTTGTCCAGAGCGTGACGATCGCGCAGCCGGCTTCAACCGACTGGCAGACTATCCTTGTCCCCGGCGCCTGGGAAACCAACGGGCCGCCCGCCGCGAGAACCTACGACGGTTTCGCCTGGTATCGAACGTGGCTGAAGCCCTCCGACAGCTTTTTCACCAAGCACGAACGCAATCTGTTCGAAGAATCCGTGACCATCAACATCCGCGATCTCGCCGACGCGCACGAAGTCTATGTCAACGGAAAGAGAATCGGCGCGGGCGGACAATTCCCGCCGAACTTCCAGAGCGGCCGGAGCCTGATTCATCGCCACAAAGTGCCCGTGGGCACGCTGCGCAAAGGCGAGTGGAACGAGATTGCCATCCTTGTCTATAACGCCTCCGGTCCCGGCGGCTTCCTGGGCGACGCGCCGTTCATCATGGATTATTTCATGGAAAGCGTCTTCGAAGGGCCGTGGCAGTTTCGTCTGGGCGACAGCACCAACTGGCTGGGGGGATCGCTCGCAAACAAACCGGCTGACACCGCATTCGACAAATTTCGCGAATCGAACCGCACGCTGGGCGAGGCGGCCCAGGTCGTCACCGGCGACCGCTTGCCGCCAACCGAATCGCTCGCGAAGATGAAAACCGCCGACGATTTCGTGGTCGAACAACTCCTGCACGAACCGCTCGTCGCGCAACCGGTTTATCTCAGCTTCGACGAGCGCGGACGGCTTTGGGTCACCCAATACCGGCAATATCCCTACCCCGCCGGATTGAAGATGCTGAGCCGCGACAAATATTACCGTGCTCACTATGACCGAGTCCCTCCCGCTCCGCCGAACCATGACCGGGGCCGCGATATCATTTCCATCCACGAGGATCGCGATGGCGACGGCCAGTTTGACCAGCACAAGGTCTTTCAAGACGGCCTGAATCTCGGCAACGCGGCTTTGCGCGGGCGCGGCGGGGTCTGGGTGATGCACACGCCGTATCTGCTGTTCTATCCCGACCAGGATTTCGATGACGTGCCCGACGGCCCGCCCGTGGTTCATTTGCAGGGATTCAATTTCGAGGACACGCATTCGGTCGCCAACGGCCTGGTGTGGGGCATGGATGGCTGGCTTTACGGCGCGCAAGGCAGCACGACATCGAGCCGCGTCACGCGTCCCGGGCTTGATCCGCCGGACGCGCCGGGCGTGCCGTTCGAGGGCTGCATGGTCTGGCGGTATCATCCGGAGACGCGCGCTTACGAGATTTTCGCCGAAGGATCGGGCAACACGTTCGGCCTGGAAGTCGATGCGCAAGGTCGCATTTTCTCCGGACACAACGGCGGAACCACGCGCGGCTGGCACTACGTGCAAGGCGGCTTCTACCTCAAACAAGGATTCGATCCCGGGAAGTTCGGCCCGCCGCGCAATCCTTACACGTTCGGCCAATTGCCCATGATCAAATCCGATTCCACGATTCCGCGATTCTCCCATTTTGCGGCCGTGGCGGAAGGCACGGCGTTTCCTTTCAAATACACGGGGATGTTCTTCTCGCTCGATCCGTTGCACAACGACGTGATCGCCAGCGAACGCCGCGTGCTCGGCGCCTCGTTTGAGACCACCGACATAGCCTCGGTCCTGTCGTGCAGCGACGTGGCCTTTCGCCCGGTCTATATCGCGAACGCGCCCGACGGTTCGCTCTATATTGCGGACTTCTACGAGTATTACATCGCCCACGGCCAGCATTATCAGAATGAGATCGACCGCACGACCGGACGGATTTACCGATTGCGCGGCAAGAATCGCCCGCTGGAACGGGACACGAACCTGGAGCACAAAGCGACCGACCCACTCATCGCGTTGCTCGCGCACCCGAACAAATGGCACCGCCACACCGCCGTCCGGTTGCTGGGCGAGCGGAAAGATCCGGCCGCGCCCGCGAAGTTGAAACGGCTCATCGCCGAGGAAAAGGGCCTGGCCGCTCTGTGCGCGCTCTGGGGGTTGCACCAATCCGTTGGTTTGGACCAGGCCACAGCGTCGGTGGCGCTTAAACATTCCTACGCGCCGGTCCGCATGTGGGCCGCGCGTCTCGCCGGAGACATCTGGGGCACGAATCCAGGACTCGGTTTGCCGGGGGACCACACGCGCCCTCGCGTGTCGATTGCCGCGCCCTCGCGGCAATCTTCTTCCGGCGAACTTCCTGTCGAACTCTTCACTTCTATCCTCGAACAAGCCCAACAAGAGCCCGACGCCGAAGTCCGCTCACAATTGGCCGCGACGGCGCGGCGTTTGTCCGCGCGCCAGGCCCTCCTGCTGGTTGCCAGGCTCCTCGAACACCAGGAAGACTTGAACGACCCTTACGAGCCGCTCATGTGTTGGTGGGTCCTGGAAGCGCACGCCTCCAACAGCCGCGACAAAATTCTCGGTCTTTTCAAAACCGCAGAGTTCTGGGATCGCCCGATGGTCTTCGAGCATATCGTCCCGCGTTTGATGCGCCGCTACGCCCTGGAAGGCCGCCGGCAGGATTTGCTCACCTGCGCGCAATTGCTCCGGCTGGCTCCCGCTCCCCGCCATGCCGCGCAACTGATGAAAGGCTTTGAAGAAGCCTACCGAGGCCGCGCCATGGCGGGTTTGCCGGACGAATTGGTGGCCGCCATCGACGCGATCGGGCAGTCACCCTTGATCGTCCGGGTTCGCCGAGGCGATGCCGCGGCCGTGGCGGAAGCGTCCAGAATCGTCGGCGATCCGAAGGCGAAACTCGAAGATCGTCTGCTGTTCACGCGTGCGCTCGGAGAGGTTCGTCCGAATGGAGCGGTCTCCGTTCTCCTCTCCGTCGCCGCTAACGAGAAACAGAATCCGCTGCGCAAAGCGGCGCTGGCAGCTCTCGGTGCTTACGAAGACGCTTCCATCGGTTCGGAGATCGCCGCCTGGGCGCCCAAGTCTTCCGACGAACTGCGCACCGCGGCCTTCGCGCTGTTGGCCAGCCGCGCGCGATGGAGCTTGAATCTCCTTGAGTTAGTCCAGTCCGGCCGCGTTGCCCCTTCGTCAGTGCCGGGCGACGTGGTGGACCGAATGCGCGCGCACCGCGACCAACTCGTGAACGATCGTCTGTCGCGGCTGTTCCCCAACGCTGCGTCTGTCGCGCCGGAATTTCAGAAGCGCATCGCGACGGTGGAAGGCATTCTCAAACGCGGCACGGGCAATCCTTATTCCGGCGAATCGCTCTTCCTGGAGCGGTGCGGGAACTGCCACAAACTCTTCTTCAAAGGCGGCAATGTCGGGCCGGACCTGACCCATTACCAGCGCGACAACCTCAGCACCCTGCTCACGAGCATCGCCAATCCGAACGCCGAGATTCGCGAAGGCTACCAATACTTTCTCGTCGAGACGAAAGATGGCCGCAGCCTCAGCGGCTTCCTGGCCGACCGCGACAATCAGGTGACCGTCCTGCGTGGATTGGAAGGCGAAGACATCCCGGTGCGCGCCGCGGAGATCAAGGACATTCAACCGATGGGACGAAGCTTGATGCCGGAAGGCTTGCTGGACGATTTGAACGAGACGCAACTCCGCGACCTGTTCGCTTACCTCCGCATTTCCCAACCGATCACGCGATAG
- a CDS encoding nucleoside monophosphate kinase encodes MNLSIVGAKGAGKGTQAGRLASDFNLVSFSTGDAFRHGMKLRTPLGLVADKYVQRGELVPDDIVNGLVEEWIWTTTPGKGIIFDGFPRTTFQAAFLEEIFREMGRKFDAVIYLDVSDEVVVQRLSGRRVCKLCREEFHTVYSPFKNCPKQKCAGQWLRHLDEDHPGVISTLVKVFQRGIEPLLQHFEQTGRLITVNGGKSIEEVYAAIVSAVTPYR; translated from the coding sequence ATGAATCTATCGATTGTGGGGGCCAAAGGCGCCGGAAAAGGAACGCAGGCCGGCCGGTTGGCCAGTGACTTTAATCTGGTGAGCTTTTCCACTGGAGATGCCTTTCGTCATGGAATGAAACTGCGCACCCCTTTGGGTCTCGTCGCTGACAAATACGTTCAGCGCGGAGAGTTGGTTCCGGATGACATCGTCAACGGGCTGGTTGAGGAATGGATTTGGACCACTACGCCCGGCAAGGGGATCATCTTTGATGGCTTTCCCCGGACCACCTTCCAAGCGGCGTTTTTGGAGGAGATATTTCGAGAGATGGGCCGAAAGTTCGATGCGGTCATTTACCTCGATGTTTCGGACGAGGTGGTCGTGCAGCGCTTATCGGGGCGGCGAGTTTGCAAACTGTGCCGCGAGGAATTTCACACGGTTTACTCCCCTTTTAAGAATTGTCCGAAGCAGAAATGCGCCGGGCAATGGCTCCGGCATCTCGATGAAGACCACCCCGGCGTGATCAGCACGCTGGTCAAAGTCTTCCAAAGAGGAATTGAGCCGTTGCTCCAGCATTTCGAGCAAACCGGAAGACTCATTACCGTCAATGGCGGCAAATCGATTGAGGAGGTGTACGCGGCGATTGTCTCCGCTGTGACCCCGTACCGATAA
- a CDS encoding Uma2 family endonuclease produces MSLAIDKGSEPAAVTVPPLEGGDGLTRAEFERRYQAMPHVKKAELIEGVVYMPSPARIKKHGVPQSGIVGWLLFYAAHTPGVEVADNATVRLDLDNEPQPDVLLRILPEAGGQTSDSADDYVEGAPELAAEVASSSASYDLHQKKHAYRRNKVREYLVWVTEEPRLHWWELRNEQYLPLEPDAQGIIKSGVFPGLWLDVAALLRKDFARVLEIVAQGVVSGEHKTFVAQLGEALKRK; encoded by the coding sequence ATGAGCCTAGCCATCGACAAGGGTTCGGAGCCGGCAGCGGTCACCGTGCCGCCGTTGGAAGGGGGCGACGGGCTCACACGCGCAGAGTTTGAGCGGCGTTACCAGGCGATGCCCCACGTGAAGAAGGCGGAGCTGATCGAAGGAGTTGTCTATATGCCCTCACCCGCGAGGATCAAAAAACATGGCGTGCCCCAGAGTGGAATCGTTGGATGGCTGCTGTTTTATGCGGCGCATACGCCCGGTGTCGAAGTCGCCGACAACGCCACTGTTCGTCTCGATTTGGACAACGAGCCCCAGCCGGATGTCTTGCTGAGAATCCTTCCGGAAGCCGGCGGGCAAACGAGCGACAGCGCCGATGACTACGTCGAAGGCGCGCCCGAACTCGCCGCCGAAGTGGCCTCCAGCAGCGCCTCATACGATTTGCATCAGAAGAAGCACGCTTACCGTCGAAATAAGGTGCGCGAGTACTTGGTCTGGGTGACTGAGGAACCGCGTCTTCATTGGTGGGAACTGCGCAACGAACAATATCTGCCTCTGGAACCCGACGCCCAGGGCATCATCAAGAGCGGTGTCTTTCCGGGACTGTGGTTGGACGTCGCGGCGTTGCTGCGGAAGGATTTTGCGCGAGTCCTGGAGATCGTGGCTCAGGGAGTGGTCTCGGGTGAGCATAAGACATTTGTGGCTCAATTGGGCGAAGCGCTCAAACGGAAGTGA
- a CDS encoding ATP-binding protein: MIDRPHWMARLYAAWKQTPVVWLCGARRAGKTVLAKSLPDAEYLNCDLPAVAERLRDPESFCRAVRESNRLAALPSPV; encoded by the coding sequence ATGATTGATCGGCCCCATTGGATGGCCCGGTTGTACGCCGCCTGGAAGCAAACACCGGTCGTGTGGCTCTGCGGAGCGCGCCGGGCCGGCAAGACCGTCCTCGCCAAATCGCTGCCGGACGCGGAATACCTCAACTGCGATTTGCCGGCCGTGGCTGAACGCTTGCGGGACCCCGAGAGTTTTTGTCGCGCCGTGAGGGAGAGTAACCGGCTTGCTGCCTTGCCAAGTCCTGTGTGA